One Sulfoacidibacillus ferrooxidans genomic window, GCAGCACATATCACAGCTAGCCAATATTCACTATATTCGTCAACCAGAGTTAAAAGGACTAGGTCACGCAGTATATATGGCAAAATCATTTGTGGGTTCGGAGCCATTTGCGGTGTTGCTAGGCGATGATATTATTTATTCTCCAAAACCTGCATTATCTCAGTTATTGGATATCTATGAGCGTTGTGGTAAGAGTGTAGTGGGTGTCAAACCGGTGCCAAGGGAAAGTGTCTCAAGTTATGGCATTATTGCAGGTCTTAGTTCGGATGGGGTGGAGTACAATGTAACAGACCTCATTGAGAAACCTTTTGAACATGAAGCACCGTCCAATCTAGCGATTGTCGGTCGCTATGTGATTACTCCAGAAATTTTCTCTATCATTGAAAATACTCCGCCAGGCAAGCAAGGTGAAGTGCAATTGACCGATGCTCTGCGCAGTTTGATGTGTAAAGATGGACTATATGCATGTAAAATAGATGGACTGCGCTTTGATATTGGCGATAAGTTGGGGTACATAAAGGCTACTATCGGTCTTGCATTGACTCGT contains:
- the galU gene encoding UTP--glucose-1-phosphate uridylyltransferase GalU; this encodes MKQVRKAVIPAAGLGTRFLPATKAQPKEMLPLVDKPAIQYIVEEAVAAGIEDFLIVTGRSKRAIEDHFDRSLELEMHLAEHEKRSTLEVVQHISQLANIHYIRQPELKGLGHAVYMAKSFVGSEPFAVLLGDDIIYSPKPALSQLLDIYERCGKSVVGVKPVPRESVSSYGIIAGLSSDGVEYNVTDLIEKPFEHEAPSNLAIVGRYVITPEIFSIIENTPPGKQGEVQLTDALRSLMCKDGLYACKIDGLRFDIGDKLGYIKATIGLALTRSDMKVDVLHYLHEILESEEREHGPFTM